Proteins encoded within one genomic window of Citricoccus muralis:
- a CDS encoding DUF4870 domain-containing protein produces MSNPYSDDHQNQPQQMPQYPQYPYQGASGGPGIYPDPPSMPQQHPQYGAPGGMYRPATGALPWGLGLLILIPIPVLSALVASIAMLIAGRSARHKGPLAEANGRHAANWGLTYLLLTVVLIGAHVAILFALDGEGSTTFFPIGIPITLWLIAGVVHLVVTIIGLVKASKNLEYRGLGLPLLR; encoded by the coding sequence ATGAGCAATCCCTACTCCGATGACCACCAGAACCAACCGCAGCAGATGCCGCAGTACCCGCAGTACCCGTATCAGGGCGCCTCGGGCGGACCGGGAATCTACCCCGATCCCCCGAGCATGCCGCAGCAGCACCCGCAGTACGGAGCCCCGGGCGGGATGTACCGTCCGGCCACCGGCGCCCTGCCCTGGGGCCTGGGCCTGCTCATACTGATCCCGATCCCGGTGCTCTCCGCACTGGTGGCCTCCATCGCCATGCTCATCGCCGGCCGCTCTGCCCGACACAAGGGTCCGCTGGCCGAGGCGAACGGCCGCCACGCCGCCAACTGGGGGCTCACCTACCTGCTGCTCACCGTCGTGCTGATAGGCGCCCACGTGGCCATCCTGTTCGCGCTCGACGGTGAAGGATCCACCACCTTCTTCCCCATCGGCATCCCCATCACCCTCTGGCTCATCGCTGGCGTCGTCCACCTGGTCGTCACCATCATCGGCCTGGTCAAAGCGTCGAAGAACCTGGAGTACCGCGGCCTCGGCCTGCCCCTGCTGCGCTGA
- a CDS encoding ABC transporter substrate-binding protein produces MMNTHPEKKTIWRTRRGLALAVTLTAGLALTACGPSTSSSDDAAASDAEAAAEYEDVEPADSITFWSNHPGGSIDIEKELISAFEEETGITVEHVTAGANYEEVSERFQTAQASGEVGDVVVLSDATWFTNYLNDSLAPVDPLFEAIDADTSTYQEALYGDYLYEEAHYGAPYARSTPIFYYNKDHYEEAGLDDAAPETWEDMISASEQLADADTGATAFTFPPQAEYPAWTMSNLVWSHGGGWSEEWDFSSVSSDETVEALQIAQDMVNDDLAMVSSGDPATDFSAGAASQVVASTGSLSGILDTADFEVGVGFLPLGPSGDNAVVPTGGAGLSVAAKSSPEKQLAAAMFIDFVTNTENTATFSEGTGYLPVRTDVDMSEVYAETPQFEAAVNQLENARPQDYARVFLPGGDLNLSQTLQRILTSDVEVADEMSTLESTLQDLYDNDLEPQLSE; encoded by the coding sequence ATGATGAACACTCACCCCGAGAAGAAGACCATCTGGCGGACCCGCCGCGGCCTCGCGCTGGCCGTCACCCTCACTGCTGGACTGGCCCTGACAGCATGCGGCCCCTCCACCTCCAGCTCTGACGACGCGGCCGCCTCCGACGCCGAAGCCGCCGCCGAGTACGAGGACGTCGAACCCGCCGACTCCATCACCTTCTGGTCCAACCACCCGGGTGGCTCCATCGACATCGAGAAGGAACTGATCTCCGCCTTCGAGGAAGAGACTGGCATCACCGTCGAGCACGTCACCGCCGGCGCGAACTACGAGGAGGTCTCCGAGCGTTTCCAGACCGCCCAGGCCTCCGGTGAGGTCGGCGACGTCGTCGTGCTCTCCGACGCCACCTGGTTCACCAACTATCTCAACGACTCGCTGGCGCCGGTGGACCCGCTGTTCGAGGCGATTGACGCCGATACCTCCACCTACCAGGAGGCCCTCTACGGCGACTACCTCTACGAAGAGGCTCACTACGGCGCTCCCTACGCCCGCTCCACCCCGATCTTCTACTACAACAAGGATCATTACGAGGAGGCCGGACTCGACGACGCCGCCCCCGAGACCTGGGAAGACATGATCTCGGCCTCAGAGCAATTGGCCGACGCCGACACCGGCGCGACGGCTTTCACCTTCCCACCGCAGGCCGAGTACCCGGCCTGGACCATGTCGAACCTGGTGTGGAGCCACGGTGGGGGCTGGTCCGAGGAGTGGGACTTCTCCTCTGTTTCCTCGGATGAGACCGTGGAAGCGCTGCAGATCGCCCAGGACATGGTGAACGACGACCTCGCCATGGTGTCCTCCGGCGACCCCGCCACCGACTTCTCGGCAGGCGCGGCCAGCCAGGTCGTGGCCTCCACCGGGTCACTCTCCGGCATCCTCGATACTGCTGATTTCGAGGTCGGCGTCGGCTTCCTGCCCCTGGGCCCCTCCGGTGACAACGCCGTGGTGCCTACCGGTGGCGCCGGGCTGAGCGTCGCCGCCAAGTCCTCCCCGGAGAAGCAGCTGGCCGCCGCCATGTTCATCGACTTCGTGACCAATACCGAGAACACCGCCACCTTCTCCGAGGGCACCGGGTACCTGCCGGTCCGCACCGACGTCGACATGTCCGAGGTGTACGCTGAGACCCCGCAGTTCGAAGCGGCCGTGAACCAGCTGGAGAACGCCCGCCCGCAGGACTACGCCCGGGTGTTCCTGCCCGGCGGTGACCTGAACCTGTCGCAGACCCTGCAGCGCATCTTGACCTCCGACGTCGAGGTGGCCGACGAAATGTCGACCCTGGAATCCACCTTGCAGGACCTCTACGACAACGATCTGGAGCCGCAGCTCAGCGAGTGA
- a CDS encoding HAD family hydrolase, whose amino-acid sequence MRIAAFDFDGTILFGDDIPADTITAIRAWQDAGHLAVAATGKSRSAAQFALRGFDVAFDYSVLFTGAVVTDRNDTVLHSTALDVELVRSIVAELSDTPGLAVYGTTLESNDARFLSTLPPTMSTSILRDFREVAVHEVTGEQFIGVPIWVPEDRELRLRIHDWVQQNFDVDVFLNQTFIDILPRGASKGTGLQWLIEHLGVSRDDVELITFGDSWNDLSMHAIADRSYSFSWSPDDVKADTHATIDTVAEGLLTHLNH is encoded by the coding sequence ATGAGAATCGCCGCTTTCGATTTCGACGGAACCATCCTTTTCGGCGACGACATTCCCGCCGACACCATCACCGCTATCCGCGCCTGGCAGGACGCTGGGCACCTGGCCGTGGCGGCCACCGGAAAGTCACGGTCCGCCGCCCAGTTCGCATTGCGCGGGTTCGACGTCGCCTTCGACTATTCGGTGCTGTTCACCGGCGCCGTCGTCACCGACCGCAACGATACCGTGCTGCACTCCACCGCCCTGGACGTGGAGTTGGTGCGCAGCATTGTTGCCGAACTGAGCGACACCCCCGGGCTCGCCGTCTACGGCACCACCTTGGAGAGCAACGACGCGCGCTTCCTCTCCACCCTGCCGCCGACGATGTCGACGTCGATTCTGCGTGATTTTCGCGAGGTCGCGGTGCACGAGGTCACCGGCGAGCAGTTCATTGGCGTGCCCATCTGGGTGCCGGAAGATCGGGAGTTGCGGCTGCGCATCCATGACTGGGTGCAGCAGAATTTCGACGTCGACGTGTTCCTCAACCAGACCTTTATCGACATTCTCCCGCGCGGGGCCTCGAAGGGAACCGGTCTCCAGTGGCTCATCGAGCACCTCGGTGTGTCACGCGACGACGTCGAACTCATCACCTTTGGCGACTCCTGGAACGACCTGTCCATGCACGCCATCGCCGATCGGTCCTACTCCTTCTCCTGGTCTCCCGACGACGTGAAAGCTGACACCCACGCCACGATCGACACCGTCGCCGAGGGCCTGCTCACGCACCTCAACCATTGA
- the poxB gene encoding ubiquinone-dependent pyruvate dehydrogenase → MNAFTEALRDNDSVEWMHVRHEESAAFAAAGEAGLTGELAVVAGSCGPGNLHFINGLYDAHRSRVPVLAIASHIPSEEIGSGYFQETHPQELFQECSVYTEMISSAAQLPWVLENAMRAAVERRGVAVVVVPGDVFFEEAPSRRPTAPIRRSNPQVVPSVEELSEAARLLDDAERVTILAGAGVAGARDEVLALAERLQAPIVHALRGKEYIEHDNPYDVGMTGLLGFSSGYRAMERCDTLLMLGTDLPYRQFYPDDARVIQVDLRGEQLGRRTPLDLGLVGDVRLTAAALTPLLREKRSGKHLRDSRKHYEKARKGLDRLAAADDRGPVHPQYLTRLIGELADDDAVFTADVGTPVIWASRYLNLGGDRRLLGSFIHGSMANALPHALGAQAVDRSRQVIALAGDGGLAMLMGDLITIKQNNLPVTIVVYDNSSLGFVELEMKAAGQVNFGTELANPDFAAVAEAVGIPGHQVETGAELEATLREALAADGPRLVNVRTTRQELSIPPSITAAQAKGFTLWALRTVIAGQGDELLDLADTNLWRRLTN, encoded by the coding sequence CTGAACGCGTTCACCGAAGCGCTACGTGATAACGATTCGGTGGAGTGGATGCATGTCCGCCATGAGGAATCCGCCGCCTTCGCCGCGGCCGGCGAGGCCGGACTCACCGGGGAACTGGCGGTGGTGGCCGGTAGCTGTGGCCCCGGCAACCTGCACTTCATCAACGGGCTCTATGACGCCCACCGGTCCCGGGTCCCAGTGCTGGCCATCGCCTCGCACATTCCCAGCGAAGAGATCGGCTCCGGATACTTCCAGGAAACCCATCCGCAGGAGCTGTTCCAGGAGTGCAGCGTCTACACCGAGATGATCAGCTCGGCCGCCCAGCTACCTTGGGTCCTGGAGAACGCGATGCGTGCCGCCGTCGAGCGCCGTGGTGTGGCTGTGGTGGTGGTTCCCGGCGACGTGTTCTTCGAGGAGGCGCCCTCACGCCGTCCCACCGCGCCGATCCGCCGCAGCAATCCGCAGGTGGTCCCCTCCGTCGAGGAGCTCAGCGAGGCCGCCCGACTGCTCGACGACGCCGAACGGGTCACCATCTTGGCCGGCGCCGGGGTGGCTGGTGCCCGCGATGAGGTGCTCGCTCTGGCGGAGCGGTTGCAGGCCCCCATCGTGCATGCCCTGCGCGGCAAGGAGTACATCGAGCACGACAACCCCTACGACGTCGGCATGACCGGCCTGTTGGGCTTCAGCTCCGGTTACCGGGCCATGGAACGCTGCGACACCCTGTTAATGCTGGGCACCGACTTGCCCTACCGTCAGTTCTACCCGGACGACGCCCGCGTCATCCAGGTGGACTTGCGCGGCGAACAGCTGGGACGGCGCACCCCCTTAGACCTGGGACTGGTCGGCGATGTCCGCCTCACCGCCGCCGCCCTCACCCCGCTGCTACGCGAGAAGCGCTCCGGCAAGCACCTGCGCGACAGCCGCAAGCACTACGAGAAGGCGCGCAAGGGACTGGACCGGCTGGCGGCGGCAGACGACCGCGGCCCGGTGCACCCGCAGTACCTCACCCGCCTGATCGGTGAGCTCGCCGACGACGACGCCGTCTTCACCGCGGATGTCGGCACCCCGGTGATCTGGGCGTCGCGGTACCTGAACCTGGGCGGAGACCGCCGCCTGCTCGGTTCATTCATCCACGGCTCCATGGCCAACGCCCTGCCGCACGCCCTCGGCGCCCAGGCCGTGGACCGCTCACGCCAGGTGATCGCGCTGGCCGGTGACGGCGGACTGGCCATGCTGATGGGGGATCTCATCACGATCAAGCAGAACAACCTGCCGGTCACCATCGTCGTCTACGACAACTCCTCGCTGGGGTTCGTCGAGCTCGAGATGAAAGCCGCCGGCCAGGTGAATTTCGGCACCGAACTGGCCAACCCCGATTTCGCCGCGGTGGCCGAAGCGGTGGGCATCCCGGGTCATCAGGTGGAGACCGGCGCCGAACTGGAAGCCACGCTACGCGAGGCACTCGCGGCCGACGGTCCCCGTCTGGTGAACGTGCGCACCACCCGCCAGGAGCTCTCCATTCCGCCGAGCATCACCGCGGCCCAAGCCAAGGGTTTCACCCTGTGGGCGCTGCGCACGGTGATCGCCGGCCAGGGGGACGAGCTGCTGGATCTGGCCGACACGAACCTCTGGCGCCGACTGACGAACTGA
- a CDS encoding DUF1772 domain-containing protein, producing the protein MAAAASLAVALGVTIVGNVPINLRTGRIREASAPEGFMAMRRRWDVLQLVRGSLQLIGFILVTISLGSN; encoded by the coding sequence ATCGCCGCCGCAGCGAGCCTGGCTGTGGCCTTGGGAGTGACCATCGTCGGGAACGTGCCCATCAATCTGCGCACCGGGCGCATACGTGAAGCATCCGCACCGGAGGGCTTCATGGCCATGCGACGGAGATGGGACGTCCTTCAGCTCGTACGCGGCTCACTGCAGCTCATCGGCTTCATTCTCGTCACCATCAGCCTCGGCAGCAATTAG
- a CDS encoding MerR family transcriptional regulator has product MRRSPAEKSPEPGRLWSTHEVVAATGLTSRTLRHYDRIGLLAPTEVGVGGLRLYDQDALLRLQRILLLRETGMPLAEIAVVVHDVVAAAPAEHHRQISALRAQRERLLADRERLDVQIATVDRTVEALQKGHEMTPETLFDGFNHEQYDAEVRQRWGDEAADRSNAWWNGLGEDGQRDFRDELEDLNAAWDRAIAAGVDPLSETAQEQARRHVEWLGRAMPQPLSRELVQGIVQMYVGDERFAQNYNRVSASGPQLVRDAVHHYAQLHLTTGD; this is encoded by the coding sequence ATGAGACGTTCACCTGCGGAGAAATCACCCGAACCGGGTCGGTTGTGGTCCACCCATGAGGTGGTGGCCGCGACCGGGCTGACGTCACGGACACTGCGCCACTATGACCGGATCGGGCTGCTGGCGCCCACCGAGGTCGGCGTCGGCGGGCTGCGCCTCTACGACCAGGATGCTCTGCTGCGGCTGCAGCGGATTCTGCTGCTGCGCGAGACGGGCATGCCACTGGCGGAGATCGCCGTCGTCGTGCATGACGTGGTGGCCGCCGCCCCGGCGGAGCACCACCGCCAGATCTCGGCGCTGCGAGCCCAGCGGGAGCGACTGCTGGCCGATCGTGAGCGGCTCGACGTACAGATTGCCACGGTGGATCGCACCGTGGAAGCACTTCAGAAAGGACATGAGATGACACCGGAAACCCTCTTTGACGGGTTTAATCACGAGCAGTATGACGCCGAGGTGCGCCAGCGTTGGGGCGACGAGGCCGCGGATCGATCCAACGCGTGGTGGAACGGGCTCGGCGAGGATGGCCAGCGCGATTTTCGTGATGAGCTCGAGGATCTCAACGCCGCCTGGGACCGGGCGATCGCCGCCGGTGTCGACCCGCTGAGCGAGACCGCGCAAGAACAGGCCCGCCGGCACGTGGAATGGCTGGGCCGGGCGATGCCCCAGCCGCTGAGCCGCGAGCTGGTGCAGGGGATCGTGCAAATGTATGTGGGCGACGAGCGGTTCGCCCAGAACTACAACCGAGTGTCCGCGTCCGGACCGCAGCTGGTCCGCGATGCGGTGCATCATTACGCCCAGTTGCACTTGACCACGGGGGACTGA
- a CDS encoding MerR family transcriptional regulator — protein sequence MDMKMAELAQRSGLSVATIKYYLREGLLAPGRRTSVNQAVYDDAHLERLRLIRALAKIAGLPLQTIRAVIDSVDGQSSVLHAMAVTQDALVGDVEEEEPVSDEGRLEALTEAERVLDETIRARGWECEPGSPAHRAAVRAVAQLHEEGLTALVGRLDDYAQAADAVGRTDLEAVTGAASLEETIRGVVLGSVMRRPMLDALVLLAQQHYARQHATI from the coding sequence ATGGACATGAAGATGGCGGAGCTGGCGCAGCGCTCCGGGCTCAGCGTGGCCACGATCAAGTACTACCTGAGAGAGGGTCTGCTGGCTCCCGGACGGCGCACCAGCGTGAACCAGGCGGTCTATGACGATGCGCATCTGGAGCGGCTGCGGCTGATCCGCGCTCTGGCGAAAATCGCCGGGCTTCCCCTGCAGACCATTCGCGCCGTCATCGATTCTGTCGATGGGCAAAGCTCGGTGCTCCACGCGATGGCGGTGACCCAGGATGCGTTGGTCGGTGATGTCGAGGAGGAAGAGCCTGTCAGCGACGAGGGGCGGTTAGAGGCGCTGACCGAGGCGGAGCGGGTGCTCGACGAGACGATCCGGGCGCGTGGTTGGGAGTGCGAACCCGGATCACCGGCACACCGTGCGGCCGTGCGTGCGGTGGCGCAGTTGCACGAGGAAGGGCTGACCGCGCTGGTGGGTCGGCTCGATGACTACGCTCAGGCAGCCGATGCGGTTGGACGCACCGATCTGGAGGCTGTCACCGGTGCGGCGAGTCTGGAGGAGACGATCCGCGGGGTGGTGCTGGGCAGTGTGATGCGCCGACCGATGCTCGACGCCTTGGTGCTCTTGGCGCAACAACACTACGCGCGCCAGCACGCGACCATCTGA
- a CDS encoding globin domain-containing protein, which yields MLKLSPDAAATVAATAAVVAEHSDQITTQFYQDMFAAHPELLNVFNRANQAVGEQPKALAASVVAFATQLVDPQAPDFTPVMQRIAHKHVSLGIKASWYLIVGRYLMGAIPQVLGDAVTPEIAAAWDEVYWLFATALIAEEAKLYAQGGVDPESPWTKYRVVERFEESDEVFSLLLAPLAGEIPSHRTGQYVAIAVDLPDGTRQPRQYTISSGPRGDSLRVTIKRVRGVKGTPDGQVSGWLHENATPGTVLDVSLPAGDVVLDESDTPLVLVSAGIGITPVAAIMEDLSRRQPDRTVRLFHADKSHTSHALYDGLRRQVLAMSDARAQNWYEQDAERAPTLHPARPGFMDLSDVELPAEAQVFMCGPLPFMQIARRTLMQQGVPSERIHYEVFGPDLWAQQPAD from the coding sequence ATGCTGAAACTCTCCCCCGATGCCGCAGCCACCGTGGCCGCCACGGCCGCCGTCGTCGCCGAGCATTCCGATCAGATCACCACGCAGTTCTACCAGGACATGTTTGCCGCCCACCCGGAGCTGCTCAACGTGTTCAACCGCGCGAACCAGGCGGTGGGCGAGCAGCCGAAAGCGCTGGCCGCCTCGGTGGTCGCCTTCGCCACCCAGCTCGTCGACCCGCAGGCACCAGACTTCACCCCGGTGATGCAGCGCATCGCCCACAAGCACGTCTCGCTGGGCATCAAAGCCAGCTGGTACCTGATCGTGGGGCGCTACTTGATGGGTGCGATCCCGCAGGTGCTGGGCGATGCGGTGACCCCGGAGATCGCCGCCGCCTGGGACGAGGTGTACTGGTTGTTCGCTACCGCGCTCATTGCCGAGGAGGCGAAGCTCTATGCCCAGGGCGGCGTGGATCCGGAGTCCCCGTGGACGAAGTACCGGGTGGTGGAGCGGTTCGAGGAATCCGACGAGGTGTTCTCCCTGTTGCTGGCACCGCTGGCCGGGGAGATCCCCTCCCATCGCACGGGACAGTACGTGGCGATTGCGGTGGATCTGCCCGATGGCACGCGGCAGCCCCGGCAGTACACCATCTCCTCGGGGCCGCGCGGGGATTCGCTGCGGGTCACCATCAAGCGGGTGCGCGGTGTCAAGGGCACCCCGGATGGCCAGGTCTCCGGGTGGCTCCACGAGAACGCGACGCCGGGCACGGTGTTGGACGTGTCGTTGCCAGCAGGCGACGTCGTGTTGGATGAGTCCGACACTCCCCTGGTGCTGGTCTCCGCGGGCATCGGCATCACCCCGGTGGCCGCCATCATGGAGGATCTTTCCCGCCGGCAGCCGGACCGCACAGTGCGGCTGTTCCACGCCGACAAGTCCCACACGTCACACGCGCTCTACGATGGGCTGCGTCGCCAGGTGCTGGCCATGTCGGACGCCCGCGCGCAGAACTGGTACGAACAGGACGCGGAGCGGGCCCCGACCCTGCACCCGGCGCGACCCGGATTCATGGACCTCTCCGACGTCGAGCTGCCGGCCGAGGCGCAGGTGTTCATGTGCGGGCCGCTGCCGTTCATGCAGATCGCCCGGCGCACGCTGATGCAACAGGGGGTGCCGTCCGAGCGGATCCACTACGAGGTGTTCGGCCCGGATCTCTGGGCGCAACAGCCCGCAGACTGA
- a CDS encoding carbohydrate ABC transporter permease, giving the protein MKNALRPRNLWSALAGGYLPMLLALLIVVLPLLWMVISSFKPVSEIVTTAPTFWPQDPTPDNYAEVARRVPLGTLFLNSLITTGVGSLIKVLLAITTAYALVFINVRFKNLIFLGILVALMVPPEVAMLPNYLTISGLGGRNTLWGIVLPGLGTAFGTFLLRQQFKTVPSALVEAAELDGAGHWKRLWRVIVPVSGPTIATVALVTIVNEWNNFLWPLIITDSTSTMTLPVGLNLLNSVEGQTGTYGILMAGAVLVIVPVLIVFAALQRYIVAGLTQGAVK; this is encoded by the coding sequence ATGAAAAACGCGCTGCGCCCCCGCAATCTGTGGTCTGCCCTGGCCGGCGGCTACCTCCCCATGCTGCTGGCCCTGCTCATCGTGGTGCTGCCGCTGCTGTGGATGGTCATCTCGTCGTTCAAACCGGTCAGCGAGATCGTCACCACCGCCCCCACCTTCTGGCCCCAGGACCCGACCCCCGACAACTACGCCGAGGTGGCCCGCCGGGTACCGTTGGGTACCTTGTTCCTGAACAGCCTGATCACCACCGGGGTCGGCTCGCTCATCAAGGTGCTGCTGGCCATCACCACCGCCTACGCCCTGGTGTTCATCAACGTGCGGTTCAAGAACCTGATTTTCTTGGGCATCCTGGTGGCCCTGATGGTGCCCCCGGAAGTGGCGATGCTGCCGAACTACCTGACCATTTCCGGGCTCGGCGGGCGCAACACCCTGTGGGGCATCGTGCTACCCGGGCTCGGCACCGCGTTCGGCACCTTCCTGCTGCGACAGCAATTCAAAACCGTGCCCTCTGCCCTGGTGGAGGCGGCAGAACTCGACGGCGCCGGCCACTGGAAGCGACTCTGGCGGGTGATCGTGCCCGTCTCCGGACCCACCATCGCCACCGTCGCCCTGGTCACCATCGTCAACGAGTGGAACAACTTCCTCTGGCCGCTGATCATCACCGACTCCACCTCCACCATGACCCTGCCGGTGGGCCTGAACCTGCTCAACTCCGTGGAAGGCCAGACCGGCACCTACGGGATTCTGATGGCCGGCGCGGTGCTCGTGATCGTGCCCGTGCTCATCGTCTTCGCCGCCCTGCAACGCTACATCGTCGCCGGCCTCACCCAGGGCGCTGTCAAATAA
- a CDS encoding ArsR family transcriptional regulator yields MPRRVDDFRGLTQHSRVRLLHAVQRGPGRQLKELAEAVGLRLSTTRDHLAVLEEEGLIVAEPIPIGRRGRPPMGFSPVRTAQQSATARRRVAEARHRGEQLRRLHPDLEAGPALDERAQHQLDTLYEHLDDAGLEPDMDSSALKVSLIPCLYEDMIDAERPAVCSVHAKLVRQQLEQVDGPVRLRRLRPFVGPRRCELILGLIDEAHDRSDSNDGVENDDSIDSIDGEHSDAELEQFALAARHAAYAREAADARV; encoded by the coding sequence ATGCCTCGCCGGGTGGATGATTTTCGCGGACTCACGCAGCACTCTCGTGTGCGGCTGTTGCATGCGGTGCAGCGGGGCCCCGGACGCCAGCTGAAAGAGCTCGCCGAAGCGGTGGGCCTGCGGTTGAGCACCACCCGAGACCACCTCGCCGTACTGGAAGAAGAAGGACTGATCGTCGCCGAGCCGATCCCGATCGGGCGGCGTGGACGCCCGCCCATGGGCTTCTCACCGGTGCGCACCGCGCAGCAGAGCGCCACGGCGCGACGTCGAGTGGCGGAGGCACGACACCGGGGCGAGCAGCTACGCCGGCTACACCCCGACCTGGAGGCGGGTCCGGCCCTGGATGAACGGGCCCAGCACCAGCTTGACACCCTGTATGAACACCTAGACGACGCCGGGCTCGAGCCGGACATGGACAGCTCCGCGCTCAAGGTCAGCCTGATCCCGTGCCTCTATGAGGACATGATCGACGCCGAACGCCCGGCCGTGTGCTCGGTGCACGCGAAACTGGTGCGCCAGCAGCTGGAACAGGTGGACGGTCCGGTGCGGCTGCGCCGGCTGCGACCCTTTGTGGGGCCGCGCCGCTGCGAGCTGATCCTCGGGCTGATCGATGAGGCTCATGATCGCAGCGACAGCAACGACGGCGTCGAAAATGATGACAGTATCGACAGCATTGACGGGGAGCACAGCGATGCCGAGCTGGAGCAATTCGCGCTCGCAGCCCGGCACGCCGCCTACGCCCGTGAGGCCGCCGACGCGCGAGTATAG
- a CDS encoding carbohydrate ABC transporter permease encodes MLRRVPSVPESTVAPVRPAAPQDTLPSGDRQRQEREHRSARRRRSRKNWALFLLFAGPNIALILLFIYYPLIANIRYSLLNWRLGSDTATFIGLDNYVRFFTSDTGVEVWRITGIFTVATVVGSMVLGLALALVLNQKLPGRTAVRTAVFSPYVLSGVGVGLVWSFIFDPNLGVLGHVFRYFGRNSPQWFLDADLALVMVIIVYIWKNLGYCAVIFLAGLQAIPQELIEASNIDRAGPIRRFVKVVLPLLSPTMFFILITSILSSMQAFDVLRIMTPDGHGTNTILFEVYLQSFGAYQRAGYSAAISVVLFLVLFIITAVQIRFVEKKVHYA; translated from the coding sequence ATGCTCCGTAGGGTTCCATCCGTGCCTGAATCGACCGTTGCCCCCGTGCGCCCTGCCGCCCCGCAGGACACGCTTCCCTCGGGTGATCGGCAGCGGCAGGAACGCGAACACCGCAGCGCACGCCGTCGGCGCAGTCGGAAAAACTGGGCGCTGTTCCTGCTCTTCGCTGGACCGAACATCGCGCTGATTCTGCTGTTTATCTACTACCCGCTGATCGCCAATATCCGGTACTCGCTGCTGAACTGGCGGCTGGGGTCCGACACCGCGACCTTCATCGGGCTCGATAACTACGTGCGGTTCTTCACCTCGGATACCGGGGTAGAGGTGTGGCGCATCACCGGGATCTTCACCGTCGCGACCGTCGTTGGCTCCATGGTGCTCGGGCTGGCGCTGGCGCTGGTGTTGAACCAGAAACTGCCCGGCCGCACCGCGGTGCGCACCGCCGTCTTCTCACCCTATGTGCTCTCCGGCGTCGGCGTGGGACTGGTGTGGAGCTTCATTTTCGACCCTAACCTGGGCGTGCTGGGGCATGTGTTCCGCTACTTCGGGCGCAACTCCCCGCAGTGGTTCCTCGACGCCGATTTGGCCCTGGTGATGGTGATCATCGTCTACATCTGGAAGAACCTGGGCTACTGCGCGGTGATTTTCCTGGCCGGGCTGCAAGCGATCCCACAGGAGTTGATCGAGGCCTCCAACATTGACCGGGCCGGCCCGATCCGCCGCTTCGTCAAAGTGGTGCTGCCGCTGCTCAGCCCCACCATGTTCTTCATCCTCATCACCTCGATCCTGTCCTCCATGCAGGCATTCGACGTGCTGCGGATCATGACTCCCGACGGCCACGGCACCAACACCATCCTGTTCGAGGTGTACCTGCAGTCGTTCGGCGCTTACCAGCGCGCCGGCTACTCCGCCGCCATCTCCGTGGTGCTGTTTCTGGTGCTGTTCATCATTACCGCGGTGCAGATCCGGTTCGTGGAGAAGAAGGTGCACTACGCATGA